The following are encoded together in the Buchnera aphidicola (Acyrthosiphon lactucae) genome:
- the argS gene encoding arginine--tRNA ligase — MNLKNIIKKDIKNALIKIGTIDYDPIITLNKKIKLGHYQVNNLIKISNILNLEPYELSNKIIFNIKKKCIYKKMTFSQPGFINIFINENWISEQLEKIFISSRLGIKHSKSQNIVIDYSSPNIAKEMHIGHLRSTIIGDVTARILDFLGHNVIRANHIGDWGTQFGMLIAYLKDKKIKYDNLSLIQLEDFYCKAKKKYDIDQLFAEKSREYVVKLQNGDKYCHFIWKKLVSITMLENYKIYKKLNVTLKEKHTMGESVYNKMLPDIIQDLKNKKIAIEKNGSTIVFLKEFKNRLGEYMGVVIQKKDKGFLYSTTDIACFKYRYQKLHANRIIYYTDPRQHQHLIQAWTIAKKANYISQDLLLEHHTFGMMLSKNKRPFKTRDGNTIKLSSLLNEAKERAMRLIKNKKPKLSKKKLVKLAQIIGISAVKYADLSKNRNTNYIFNWDEMLSFEGNTAPYIQYAYTRINSILKKSIIPINKLKEKIILKEETEINLAIKILEFEEIILLIAQKGTPHILCKYLYQLATIFSNFYENCSILFSKKIKTCKSRLKLSILTAKTLKKGLNMLGIKIIKKM, encoded by the coding sequence ATGAATCTAAAAAATATAATTAAAAAAGACATTAAAAATGCGTTAATTAAAATTGGTACTATAGATTATGATCCTATTATAACATTAAATAAAAAAATAAAATTAGGTCATTACCAAGTTAATAATTTAATTAAAATATCTAATATATTAAATTTAGAGCCATATGAATTGTCAAATAAAATAATATTTAATATTAAAAAAAAATGTATTTATAAAAAAATGACATTTTCTCAACCAGGTTTTATTAATATTTTCATTAATGAAAATTGGATCTCTGAACAATTAGAAAAAATTTTTATTTCATCTCGTCTTGGTATAAAACACTCTAAATCACAAAATATTGTAATAGATTATTCTTCTCCGAATATTGCAAAAGAAATGCATATTGGACATTTACGTTCAACAATTATTGGAGATGTTACAGCAAGAATATTAGATTTTTTAGGACATAATGTAATTAGAGCAAATCATATTGGTGACTGGGGAACACAATTTGGCATGTTAATTGCATATTTAAAAGATAAAAAAATAAAATATGATAATTTATCTCTTATACAATTAGAAGATTTTTATTGTAAAGCGAAAAAAAAATACGATATTGATCAATTATTTGCAGAAAAGTCTAGAGAATATGTAGTAAAATTACAAAATGGAGACAAATACTGTCATTTTATTTGGAAAAAATTAGTATCTATTACTATGTTAGAAAATTATAAAATATATAAGAAACTAAATGTGACTTTAAAAGAGAAGCATACTATGGGAGAAAGTGTATATAATAAAATGCTTCCTGATATTATTCAAGATCTTAAAAATAAAAAAATAGCAATTGAAAAAAATGGTTCTACTATTGTTTTTTTGAAAGAATTTAAGAATAGATTAGGAGAATATATGGGTGTTGTTATTCAAAAAAAAGATAAAGGCTTTTTATATTCTACTACAGATATTGCTTGTTTTAAATATAGATATCAAAAATTACATGCTAATCGTATTATATATTATACTGATCCTCGTCAACATCAACATTTAATACAAGCTTGGACTATAGCAAAAAAAGCTAATTATATATCTCAAGATTTATTATTAGAACATCATACTTTTGGAATGATGCTTTCAAAAAATAAACGCCCGTTTAAGACTCGTGATGGTAACACTATAAAACTTTCTTCACTTCTTAATGAAGCGAAAGAAAGAGCTATGCGTTTAATTAAAAATAAAAAACCTAAATTATCTAAAAAAAAACTTGTAAAGTTGGCTCAAATTATAGGTATTAGTGCAGTAAAATATGCAGATTTATCGAAAAATAGAAACACCAATTATATATTTAATTGGGATGAAATGCTAAGTTTTGAAGGTAATACGGCTCCTTACATTCAGTATGCTTATACTAGAATTAATTCTATTTTAAAAAAATCTATTATTCCTATAAATAAATTAAAAGAAAAAATTATTTTAAAAGAAGAAACTGAAATTAATTTAGCTATCAAAATATTAGAGTTTGAAGAAATTATTCTTTTAATTGCTCAAAAAGGTACACCTCATATCTTATGTAAATATCTTTATCAACTTGCAACAATTTTCTCTAATTTTTATGAAAATTGTTCTATACTTTTTTCAAAAAAAATAAAAACTTGTAAAAGTAGACTTAAATTATCTATTTTAACAGCTAAAACATTAAAAAAAGGACTTAATATGCTTGGTATAAAAATAATAAAAAAGATGTAA
- the gloB gene encoding hydroxyacylglutathione hydrolase, whose amino-acid sequence MILKKILILVDNYVWVLYNNNGFCIIIDPGLSEPIIQEIKKRKWFPIAILLTHNHIDHTGGVKDIIKYFPNITVFGPNETKKYGVNKIVKQGDKITILDKIFYVIGTPGHTLGHVSYYSNPYIFCGDTIFSGGCGRVYKNKHLEMYNSIKMISSLPDNTILCCSHEYTLSNLKFSMFFLPNDYFIKSYFKIIKMKINIGKSSLPSYIFFEKKINLFLRTNENCVKKSLGLENSCSSFEVFLNLRLKKDFWS is encoded by the coding sequence ATGATTTTAAAAAAAATACTTATATTGGTTGATAACTATGTTTGGGTTCTATATAACAATAATGGTTTTTGTATAATTATAGATCCGGGATTATCTGAACCTATAATACAAGAAATAAAAAAAAGAAAATGGTTTCCTATAGCTATCTTATTAACTCATAATCATATTGATCATACAGGAGGAGTAAAAGATATTATTAAATATTTTCCAAATATAACTGTTTTTGGACCTAATGAAACAAAAAAATATGGTGTTAATAAGATTGTAAAACAAGGAGATAAAATTACTATTTTAGATAAAATTTTTTACGTTATTGGTACTCCAGGCCATACTCTAGGTCATGTTTCTTATTATAGCAATCCATATATTTTTTGTGGAGATACTATTTTTTCAGGAGGTTGTGGACGCGTTTATAAGAATAAACACCTAGAAATGTATAATTCTATAAAAATGATTTCTTCTCTACCTGACAATACTATTTTATGTTGTTCGCATGAGTATACTTTATCAAATTTAAAATTTTCTATGTTTTTTTTACCTAATGATTATTTTATTAAATCATATTTTAAAATAATAAAAATGAAAATAAATATTGGAAAGTCTAGCTTACCTTCTTATATTTTTTTTGAAAAAAAAATTAATTTATTTTTGAGAACAAATGAAAATTGTGTTAAAAAATCACTAGGATTAGAAAATAGTTGCAGTTCTTTTGAAGTTTTTTTAAATTTGAGATTAAAAAAAGATTTTTGGAGCTAA